A window of the Brassica napus cultivar Da-Ae chromosome C5, Da-Ae, whole genome shotgun sequence genome harbors these coding sequences:
- the LOC106399968 gene encoding probable pectate lyase 3 codes for MAAAFLNIGSYVFVFFLSSLATLAPQVQANIAVFDDYWTQRQGDALKQTLASFDPYPLNVTNHLNYHVALALDTAESINSTRRELSQARRGRKMQNRRGKCVAHNPIDKCWRCDRDWEKNRKKLAVCALGFGRRTSGGKDGPIYVVTDASDDELISPRPGTLRHAVTRDGPLWIIFARSMVIKLQQELMMTSDKTIDGRGARVYIMGGSGLTLQFVNNVIVHNIYIKQIVPANGGLIRDSEQHIGLRTRSDGDGINLFGATNVWIDHVSMTRCSDGMIDAILGSTAVTVSNSHFTDHQEVMLFGANDKHEIDKKMQITVAFNHFGKRLEQRMPRVRFGTIHVVNNDYTHWEMYAIGGNMNPTIISHGNRFIAPPNEQAKQITKREYTSYVDWKLWNWQSEGDYFLNGAYFVQSGKPNAWSPKPKNPIPNKFAIRPKPGTMVRKLTMDAGVLGCKQGQAC; via the exons ATGGCAGCAGCGTTTTTGAATATTGGCAGCTACGTTTTCGTCTTCTTCTTATCGTCATTAGCCACATTAGCACCACAGGTTCAAGCCAATATTGCCGTCTTCGACGACTACTGGACGCAGCGTCAAGGCGATGCGTTGAAACAAACTTTGGCCTCTTTCGATCCTTATCCTCTTAACGTCACCAACCACTTGAATTACCATGTCGCTTT AGCACTTGACACCGCGGAATCAATCAACAGCACAAGAAGAGAGCTTTCACAGGCGAGACGTGGTCGTAAAATGCAAAACAGAAGAGGAAAATGCGTAGCTCATAACCCGATAGACAAATGCTGGAGATGCGACCGTGATTGGGAAAAGAACCGTAAGAAACTAGCGGTCTGTGCCCTCGGATTCGGCAGGAGAACCAGCGGAGGAAAAGACGGACCGATCTACGTAGTCACCGATGCCTCAGACGACGAACTTATCAGCCCTAGGCCAGGAACATTAAGACACGCGGTGACACGAGACGGACCGCTTTGGATCATCTTCGCAAGAAGTATGGTCATAAAACTGCAACAGGAACTGATGATGACGAGCGATAAAACGATCGATGGACGTGGAGCTAGGGTGTACATCATGGGAGGTTCTGGATTAACGCTGCAGTTTGTGAATAATGTGATCGTACACAATATCTATATCAAGCAGATTGTTCCCGCGAACGGCGGTTTGATCAGAGACTCCGAGCAACATATAGGGCTCAGGACAAGAAGTGATGGTGATGGAATCAATTTGTTTGGAGCAACTAATGTTTGGATCGATCATGTCTCGATGACGAGATGTTCTGATGGTATGATTGATGCGATTCTAGGATCCACTGCAGTGACTGTCTCCAACAGCCACTTCACGGACCACCAAGAG GTGATGCTTTTTGGGGCCAATGACAAACACGAGATCGACAAGAAGATGCAGATAACAGTTGCATTCAACCACTTTGGTAAGAGACTGGAACAGAGAATGCCCCGGGTCAGATTCGGAACGATACATGTGGTGAACAATGACTACACACATTGGGAAATGTATGCAATTGGTGGAAACATGAACCCTACAATCATTAGTCATGGCAACCGTTTCATCGCTCCGCCTAACGAACAAGCCAAACAGATCACAAAGAGAGAGTACACTTCTTACGTTGATTGGAAACTTTGGAACTGGCAATCAGAAGGAGATTACTTCCTGAATGGAGCTTACTTTGTGCAATCCGGTAAACCTAATGCGTGGAGCCCTAAACCGAAGAACCCTATCCCGAACAAGTTTGCGATCCGACCTAAGCCGGGAACGATGGTCCGTAAACTCACCATGGACGCAGGAGTACTGGGCTGCAAACAAGGTCAAGCCTGCTGA
- the LOC106401985 gene encoding protein STICHEL-like 1, with translation MSGLKISDPSKLHLKKELTQIRKVSKCLRDPGTSSSWKSPLTSSRSVPVEEELPPSNNNVELLNQLDSQFRVESSRGKEKEKKVFLYNWKSHKTSSDNYDDDDVSDARNGGDSTMFRSRDKNCFTKKKNRYHHHQPKEATSGEETEDFSNSESLGKLTQMLKLKHKNWSRSSSYKFLRATSKRDDSSYTCNSTPALSTTSYNNLYAIRSPSTVESLDDDELDVTGSQQGCGIPFYRTNKRNLNLKHRGGCRSCCSPSFSDTLRRKGSSILCGGSRQYMHRHSSGRCNKKLSVVPLLKYRGDSTRGGGSSLGSDDDFGELDLESQSRLDGRRWSTSCKSHGEEEGSSPENTQSLSIKYKPMFFDELVGQSVVVQSLMNALKKGRVAGVYLFQGPRGTGKTSTARIFSAALNCDALANEEMKPCGYCKECSEFMSGKSKDLLELDASKENGGERVSYVLKKLMSLAPPQSSPRYKVFVIDECHLLPSKTWLLLLKFLEKPLQRVVFICVTTELGNVPRTIQSRCQKLLFNKLKDGDIVMRLRKIASDENLDVESQALSLIALNADGSLRDAETMLDQLSLMGKRITVDLVNELVGVVSDENLLELLELALASDTAETVKKARELRDLGADPILMMSQLASLIMDIIAGAYKALDEKYSEAFLDGRNLSEPEMERLKHALKILSEAEKQLRVTTDRSTWFIATLLQLGLMPSPGSTHSSSSRRQSSIATEEHPSSISREVIAYKQRSSLQCNNSASPTSIRKGETTVHEVTSFSSSSEVLENDASISEKLNDIWMKCVDRCHSKTLKQLLYSHGKLLSISEVKGTLVAYIAFGDREIKLRAEGFVRSITNSIETVLRRNVEVRMILLSETELLSSKQTRQTAVADSSDTESGHEVPMKRIETIIQEQRLETERLQKTPGSQGLLKPERNQVSPQEDTSYHHHQPNIGSAVSSGLNNEVLKICKMDEVQENQTCKRMEHCLVSPSILHDSNFTNNKDNLGYESVSGRGVCSLLFCWKTQKSPRVTKIKGTSVRSRRSRKRRFLLFSGCAKTRK, from the exons ATGTCGGGTCTAAAGATATCGGATCCGAGCAAATTGCATCTCAAGAAAGAGCTGACTCAAATCAGGAAAGTCTCCAAGTGTCTACGCGATCCTGGAACCTCCTCTTCCTGGAAATCCCCTCTCACTTCCTCCAGATCCGTCCCAGTGGAAGAAGAGCTTCCGCCGAGCAACAACAACGTCGAGCTTCTCAATCAGTTGGATTCACAGTTTCGAGTTGAGAGTAGTCGaggcaaggagaaggagaagaaggtcTTCTTGTATAACTGGAAGTCTCACAAAACTTCTAGCGAcaattatgatgatgatgatgtgagTGATGCTAGGAACGGTGGAGATTCGACGATGTTCAGGTCCAGAGACAAGAATTGTTTTACCAAGAAGAAGAATcgatatcatcatcaccaaccTAAAGAAGCAACATCAGGTGAAGAAACAGAGGATTTCAGCAATTCAGAGAGTCTTGGCAAGCTCACCCAAATGCTGAAGCTTAAGCACAAGAACTGGTCACGCTCTTCTTCTTATAAGTTCTTGAGAGCTACAAGCAAGAGAGACGACTCTTCTTATACTTGTAACAGCACGCCTGCACTGTCCACCACCTCGTACAACAACCTGTACGCTATCCGTAGCCCCAGCACGGTGGAATCTCTGGATGATGATGAGTTGGATGTTACAGGGAGCCAACAAGGCTGTGGGATTCCGTTTTACAGAACCAATAAAAGGAATCTCAATCTGAAACATAGAGGTGGGTGTAGGAGCTGCTGTTCACCTTCGTTTTCGGATACTCTTAGAAGGAAAGGAAGCAGCATCTTATGTGGTGGGAGTCGTCAATATATGCATAGACATTCTTCTGGGAGATGTAATAAGAAGCTGAGTGTTGTACCTTTGCTTAAATACCGTGGTGATAGTACTAGAGGAGGAGGTTCATCTTTAGGGAGTGATGATGATTTTGGAGAGCTTGATTTAGAGTCTCAGAGTAGGTTAGATGGGAGAAGATGGTCTACTAGTTGTAAGAGTcatggtgaagaagaaggaagttCACCGGAAAATACGCAGAGTTTGAGTATAAAGTACAAACCAATGTTCTTTGATGAACTCGTTGGTCAGAGTGTAGTTGTTCAGTCCTTAATGAACGCTTTGAAGAAGGGTAGAGTTGCTGGTGTTTATCTCTTCCAAGGTCCTAGAGGAACTGGGAAGACATCTACTGCGAGGATCTTCTCGGCGGCTTTGAACTGTGATGCGTTGGCGAATGAAGAGATGAAGCCTTGTGGGTACTGCAAAGAGTGCAGTGAGTTCATGTCAGGGAAGAGTAAGGATTTGTTGGAGCTTGATGCGTCTAAGGAGAATGGAGGAGAGAGAGTTAGTTACGTTTTGAAAAAGCTGATGAGTTTGGCTCCTCCACAGAGTTCACCAAGGTACAAGGTTTTTGTGATAGATGAGTGTCACTTGCTGCCGTCTAAGACTTGGCTGTTGTTGCTCAAGTTTCTTGAGAAGCCTCTTCAGAGAGTCGTCTTCATATGTGTAACTACTGAACTTGGGAACGTTCCTCGGACGATTCAGTCAAGGTGCCAGAAGCTactcttcaacaaactcaagGATGGTGACATTGTTATGAGGTTAAGGAAGATTGCTTCAGACGAAAATCTTGATGTGGAATCTCAGGCGTTGAGCCTGATTGCTTTGAATGCTGATGGTTCGCTTAGAGATGCTGAAACCATGTTGGATCAGCTGAGTTTGATGGGGAAGAGAATCACCGTTGATCTTGTGAATGAGCTA GTGGGTGTTGTTTCTGATGAGAACTTGCTTGAACTCTTGGAGTTAGCGTTAGCTTCTGACACGGCAGAGACAGTGAAGAAAGCTAGAGAGTTACGGGACTTGGGAGCTGACCCAATTCTCATGATGTCTCAACTGGCTAGCCTTATCATGGATATCATTGCTGGAGCATACAAGGCCTTGGATGAAAAATACAGCGAGGCCTTCCTTGATGGACGGAACT TGAGTGAACCGGAAATGGAGAGGCTAAAGCATGCTTTGAAGATTCTTTCAGAGGCTGAGAAGCAGCTTCGAGTCACTACTGATCGTTCAACATGGTTCATAGCTACCTTGCTGCAGCTTGGTTTGATGCCTTCTCCCGGAAGCACGCACAGCAGTAGCAGTAGAAGGCAAAGCTCTATAGCAACTGAAGAACACCCCTCAAGCATTTCAAGAGAAGTTATTGCTTACAAACAAAGATCAAGCCTTCAATGTAATAACTCAGCATCCCCAACTTCCATAAGAAAAGGCGAAACTACGGTTCATGAAGTGACATCTTTCTCCTCATCCAGCGAAGTTTTAGAGAATGACGCATCTATTTCAGAGAAACTAAATGATATATGGATGAAGTGTGTAGATAGATGTCATTCAAAGACATTGAAGCAGCTGCTATATTCTCATGGGAAGCTATTATCTATCAGTGAAGTTAAAG GTACTCTAGTTGCTTATATTGCATTTGGAGACAGAGAGATCAAACTGAGAGCTGAAGGGTTCGTAAGAAGTATCACAAACTCGATTGAGACTGTGCTAAGGAGAAACGTAGAGGTGAGGATGATCCTCTTGTCTGAAACTGAGTTACTCAGCTCCAAGCAGACAAGACAAACAGCAGTGGCAGATAGTTCAGATACTGAAAGTGGGCATGAGGTTCCAATGAAAAGGATTGAAACGATCATCCAAGAACAGAGATTAGAAACTGAACGGCTGCAGAAGACTCCTGGCTCACAAGGACTGTTAAAACCCGAGAGGAATCAAGTTTCGCCTCAGGAAGACACCAgttatcatcatcaccaaccAAACATTGGTTCTGCAGTTTCTTCTGGACTAAACAATGAAGTTTTGAAGATTTGCAAAATGGATGAGGTTCAGGAGAATCAGACCTGTAAAAGAATGGAGCATTGTCTTGTTTCACCGAGTATACTCCACGATAGTAACTTCACAAACAACAAAGACAATCT AGGATATGAATCTGTATCAGGAAGAGGAGTTTGCAGTTTGCTTTTCTGTTGGAAAACACAGAAGTCTCCAAGAGTAACCAAG ATCAAAGGGACTTCTGTACGATCACGAAGAAGTCGGAAGAGAAGATTCTTGTTGTTCAGTGGATGTGCTAAGACAAGGAAGTGA
- the LOC106397550 gene encoding NADH dehydrogenase [ubiquinone] 1 beta subcomplex subunit 3-B yields MAKPLGTTGEFFRRRDEWRKHPMLSNQMRHALPGLGIGVAAFCVYLVGEQIYSKALAPSKSSHHNQKQPAPSH; encoded by the coding sequence ATGGCGAAGCCTCTAGGTACAACCGGCGAGTTTTTCCGGCGAAGAGATGAATGGAGGAAGCATCCGATGCTTTCGAACCAAATGAGACACGCTCTCCCCGGTCTTGGCATCGGCGTCGCGGCCTTCTGCGTGTACCTCGTTGGTGAGCAGATCTACAGCAAAGCTTTGGCTCCTTCCAAATCATCTCACCACAATCAGAAACAGCCTGCTCCGTCTCACTGA
- the LOC106397117 gene encoding ubiquitin-conjugating enzyme E2 1-like: protein MSTPARKRLMRDFRRLQQDPPAGISGAPHDNNIMLWNAVIFGPDDTPWDGGTFKLSLQLSEDYPNKPPTVRFVSRMFHPNIYADGSICLDILQNQWSPIYDVAAILTSIQSLLCDPNPNSPANSEAARMYSENKREYNRKVRDVVEQSWTAD from the exons ATGTCGACTCCAGCAAGGAAGAGGTTGATGAGGGATTTCAGGAGGTTGCAGCAAGACCCACCTGCGGGTATCAGCGGTGCTCCACACGACAACAATATCATGCTCTGGAATGCTGTCATATTCGG GCCTGATGACACCCCATGGGATGGAG GTACTTTCAAACTCTCACTGCAGTTATCTGAGGATTATCCAAATAAACCACCGACAGTTCGCTTTGTGTCACGGATGTTCCATCCAAATA TTTATGCAGATGGGAGTATTTGCTTGGACATTCTACAAAACCAGTGGAGTCCAATATATGATGTTGCTGCTATACTTACCTCCATCCAG TCATTACTCTGTGACCCTAATCCGAATTCTCCTGCAAATTCGGAAGCTGCTCGGATGTACAGCGAAAACAAGCGTGAGTACAACAGAAAAGTGCGTGATGTTGTCGAGCAAAGCTGGACTGCTGATTAG
- the LOC106398414 gene encoding aldehyde oxidase GLOX-like produces the protein MKEERFKKNLYAVIFSFFFLCSTSDLLLPRSPLAILTGGRWDLLQPSIGISAMHMQLLHNNKVVIFDRTDYGPSNLSLPSQTCRNATVFDCSAHSLLYDVASNTFRPLTLQSDTWCSSGSLNASGSLIQTGGYGVGERAIRLFTPCEGVSCDWVENRAYLSSRRWYSTNQILPDGRIIIVGGRRAFTYEFYPKNPGKSVFYLRFLAETRDPNEENNLYPFLHLLPDGYLFIFANRRSILFDFVNHRIVKEFPEIPGGDKRNYPSTGSSVLLPLFLTGENNRSKVSAEVLVCGGAPPGAFLKAARTIPKIFVGASRTCGRLKVTDPNPIWVMEQMPSPRVMPDMLLLPNGDVLIINGAANGTAGWEDATNAVLNPILYLPNEPDPTRRFEILAPTRIPRMYHSASLLLSDGRVLIGGSNPHRSYNFTARQYPTELSLEAYLPRYLDPQYARVRPSVLTVELAGNMMYGKSFSVRFVIPAFGMFDGGVSVRLVAPPFSTHSTAMNQRLLVLRVRRVAQLSAFAYKADVDCPTNSYVAPPGYYMMFVVHRGIPSEAVWVKL, from the coding sequence ATGAAAGAGGAAAGATTCAAGAAGAACCTATACGCagtcattttttctttcttcttcctctgttccACGTCGGACTTGCTCCTCCCACGTTCGCCGTTAGCGATTCTCACCGGCGGGAGGTGGGATCTCCTGCAGCCGAGTATAGGCATCTCGGCCATGCACATGCAACTCCTCCACAACAACAAAGTCGTCATCTTCGACCGTACCGACTATGGCCCTTCGAACCTCTCCCTCCCTTCTCAAACTTGCCGAAACGCCACCGTTTTCGACTGCTCTGCTCATTCTCTCCTATACGACGTCGCTTCAAACACATTTCGTCCACTCACTCTCCAATCCGACACGTGGTGCTCTTCCGGCTCATTGAACGCATCAGGCTCTTTGATCCAAACCGGCGGTTACGGCGTCGGCGAAAGAGCTATACGGCTATTCACACCTTGCGAAGGCGTTTCTTGTGATTGGGTTGAGAACAGAGCGTATCTCTCCTCTCGCCGGTGGTATTCCACCAATCAGATTCTTCCCGACGGTCGGATCATCATCGTCGGCGGAAGAAGAGCCTTCACCTACGAGTTTTACCCCAAGAATCCCGGAAAATCAGTTTTCTACCTCAGATTCTTGGCGGAGACGAGAGATCCTAACGAAGAGAACAATCTTTATccgtttcttcatcttcttcccgACGGCTACCTATTCATCTTCGCTAACCGGAGATCGATCCTGTTCGATTTCGTCAATCACCGAATCGTCAAAGAGTTTCCGGAGATTCCCGGCGGCGATAAACGGAATTACCCCAGCACCGGCTCCTCCGTGCTCCTCCCTCTCTTTCTCACCGGAGAAAACAACCGATCGAAGGTATCGGCGGAAGTTCTGGTTTGCGGCGGTGCTCCTCCCGGAGCGTTTCTAAAGGCGGCGAGGACGATCCCTAAAATCTTCGTCGGAGCGTCTCGCACGTGCGGGAGGTTGAAAGTGACCGACCCGAATCCGATATGGGTCATGGAGCAGATGCCGTCGCCACGTGTCATGCCTGATATGCTGTTATTACCGAACGGTGACGTTTTGATCATTAACGGCGCGGCGAATGGAACCGCTGGCTGGGAAGACGCTACAAACGCTGTTCTCAACCCGATTTTATACTTACCCAAcgaacccgacccgacccgGAGATTTGAAATTCTCGCGCCAACTCGAATCCCTAGGATGTACCATTCGGCGTCTCTCCTCCTCTCCGACGGCAGAGTCTTGATCGGAGGAAGCAATCCTCACCGGAGTTACAATTTCACGGCGAGACAGTACCCGACGGAGCTCAGTCTCGAGGCCTATCTCCCGCGTTACCTCGATCCGCAGTACGCGCGAGTGAGGCCATCAGTTCTCACGGTGGAGCTCGCCGGCAATATGATGTACGGAAAGTCATTTTCAGTTAGGTTCGTGATTCCGGCGTTTGGAATGTTTGACGGAGGAGTGTCGGTGCGGCTCGTGGCTCCGCCGTTCAGCACGCATTCGACGGCGATGAACCAGAGGTTGCTGGTCTTGCGCGTGAGGCGCGTCGCTCAGTTATCTGCTTTCGCGTACAAAGCTGACGTGGATTGCCCAACGAACTCCTACGTGGCACCACCTGGGTATTATATGATGTTCGTGGTTCACCGTGGAATTCCGAGCGAGGCTGTTTGGGTTAAACTTTGA
- the LOC106397549 gene encoding zinc-finger homeodomain protein 4, with product MEIASQEDHDIPIPLSTTFVGSGGGHGHMIHHHHDHHASDSAPPTHNHNNITTTQPPQMQLHGNGHGNSNDHHHQDPHHVGYNAIIKKPMIKYKECLKNHAAAMGGNATDGCGEFMPSGEDGSIEALTCSVCNCHRNFHRKEVEGETTATAISSYHQPPPPRKLMVNHHNIRSAMPHQMIMPIGVSNYRYMHNWESGDFMEQDGVTTASRPPPYNQKKRFRTKFTPDQKEKMLSFAEKVGWKIQRQEDCVVQRFCEEIGVKRRVLKVWMHNNKLHFSNKNTSNNINLEGNDNDKINNVNNVDVSGNNDMI from the coding sequence ATGGAAATTGCAAGTCAAGAAGATCATGATATACCCATCCCATTAAGCACTACATTTGTTGGTAGTGGTGGCGGTCATGGTCACATGatccatcatcatcatgatcatCATGCTTCTGATTCTGCTCCTCCAACTCACAACCACAACAACATTACTACTACTCAACCACCACAAATGCAGTTACATGGTAATGGTCATGGCAACAGtaatgatcatcatcatcaagatcCTCATCATGTTGGTTACAACGCAATCATCAAGAAGCCTATGATAAAGTACAAGGAATGTCTCAAGAACCATGCAGCAGCAATGGGAGGCAATGCCACTGATGGGTGTGGAGAGTTTATGCCTAGTGGTGAAGATGGCTCCATTGAAGCTCTCACTTGCTCAGTTTGCAATTGCCACAGAAATTTCCATAGGAAAGAAGTCGAAGGTGAAACAACCGCCACCGCCATTTCCTCTTACCACCAACCTCCTCCACCACGAAAACTCATGGTCAACCACCATAATATAAGATCAGCCATGCCTCACCAAATGATCATGCCGATAGGAGTTTCTAACTATCGGTACATGCATAACTGGGAGTCCGGCGACTTCATGGAACAAGACGGCGTAACCACCGCGTCTAGACCCCCACCTTACAATCAGAAGAAGAGGTTTAGGACGAAGTTCACGCCGGATCAGAAAGAGAAGATGCTGAGTTTTGCTGAGAAGGTTGGGTGGAAGATACAAAGGCAAGAAGATTGCGTTGTTCAGAGATTTTGTGAAGAGATTGGAGTGAAGAGAAGAGTCCTTAAGGTTTGGATGCACAACAACAAGCTACATTTTTCCAATAAGAACACTAGCAACAACATTAACCTCGAAGGCAACGACAATGACAAGATCAACAACGTTAACAATGTTGATGTGTCCGGTAATAACGACatgatttaa
- the LOC125587482 gene encoding uncharacterized protein LOC125587482 — protein sequence MKFSEITMKIALLLLCLIAVQTMAEQFEDKTGEIPPIPSDPTLDPPPPSPSSNSENTMFMPENSFFDDITMLFSPEPET from the coding sequence atgaagtTCTCTGAGATAACAATGAAGATTGCTCTATTGCTTCTTTGTTTAATAGCCGTCCAAACAATGGCCGAACAGTTCGAAGACAAAACTGGTGAAATCCCACCAATCCCATCGGATCCTACACTAGATCCTCCTCCTCCAAGCCCATCCTCTAACAGCGAGAACACCATGTTTATGCCTGAAAACAGTTTCTTCGATGACATCACTATGCTATTTTCCCCTGAACCAGAAACCTAA